A window of Bacteroidota bacterium contains these coding sequences:
- a CDS encoding M48 family metallopeptidase, whose product MKKIFYTLFLASLIAGCSENMVTGRKQLSLVSETELQSMAKEEYKTFLNANKVVNTSVNRDAEMVYRIGSRIATAITAYYNNNGQPAILEGYQWEFNLIENKEANAWCMPGGKVVVYTGLLPITQNEAALAVVIGHEIAHAVAQHGSERMSQALLQQLGGVALQVALANQKVETQNLFMTAYGVGSTVGGLLPFSRKEETEADKYGLYFSAMAGYNPQEAIPFWERMGAAGGQKPPEFLSSHPSDETRIANIRSYMPQALKYYTPVKK is encoded by the coding sequence ATGAAAAAAATATTTTACACACTATTTCTTGCTTCACTTATTGCCGGTTGTTCAGAAAACATGGTAACAGGCCGCAAACAACTGAGCCTTGTGTCAGAAACAGAATTACAATCCATGGCCAAGGAGGAATACAAAACTTTTTTAAACGCAAATAAAGTTGTCAATACAAGTGTCAATAGGGATGCTGAAATGGTGTATCGTATAGGTTCACGCATTGCTACAGCTATTACAGCTTATTATAATAACAACGGACAACCAGCTATTTTAGAAGGATACCAGTGGGAATTTAACCTGATAGAAAATAAAGAAGCTAATGCATGGTGCATGCCCGGCGGAAAAGTAGTAGTCTATACAGGTTTATTACCTATTACACAGAACGAAGCGGCATTAGCCGTAGTAATAGGACACGAGATAGCCCATGCAGTTGCACAACATGGTAGCGAAAGAATGAGCCAGGCGTTATTGCAACAATTAGGCGGTGTTGCTTTGCAGGTTGCACTCGCAAATCAAAAAGTCGAAACACAAAATCTTTTTATGACTGCTTATGGTGTAGGAAGTACAGTAGGTGGTTTGTTACCTTTTTCACGCAAAGAAGAAACAGAAGCAGATAAATACGGATTATATTTTTCAGCTATGGCTGGCTACAATCCCCAGGAAGCAATTCCATTTTGGGAAAGAATGGGTGCTGCCGGTGGGCAAAAGCCGCCAGAGTTTTTAAGCAGTCACCCTTCGGATGAAACAAGAATTGCAAATATCAGGTCATATATGCCGCAGGCATTGAAATACTATACACCTGTTAAAAAATAA
- a CDS encoding DUF4476 domain-containing protein: MKQLSLYIISILASLSVLAAPPVTTGSVTITVNGNKNLQVTLDGNNYNLNNSTIEGNKTTVALINLETGQHTLRITRTDQNTNKSDIISIQFNLRYAFEMQIKVNGNGSLELIETGNNGDGENQVPMTTINFNTFLKNVKAQRNPNLRRSMLSNAFNKTGNYFTTYQVAQLLQQITSESYRVQLAKLSYHTVTDRSNFYELYDLIKSQAGKDEVVAYVNDFYAADNSFVAMPDADFNTLYQGIKNQWPVNTQMNSLTNTFSTANNHFSTYQASQLIQLVSAESNRLQLAKLSYRTITDPSNFQQIYNLLSSQASKNELAAYVNDNYGTGNNVNGAMSDANFNNLYRTIQQQWPLNTQMSSLTSAFNDNYFTTNQAVQLIQIVLAENNRLQLAKLSYRSITDRNNFNQVYGLLSNEASKNELTTYINNNYSTGYNTHVAMVDADFNILYKGVQAKYLPFEKMNSLTSVFNSTANYFTSSQAKQLVQLVSSESNRLQLAKLSYRTITDRNNFVQLYELLSTAANKTELENYVKEYKE, translated from the coding sequence ATGAAACAATTATCATTATATATCATCAGCATTTTAGCATCGCTGTCTGTGCTTGCTGCCCCTCCTGTTACTACAGGGTCTGTCACTATTACTGTAAACGGTAATAAAAATTTACAGGTAACATTAGATGGCAATAACTACAATCTTAACAACAGTACTATTGAAGGCAACAAAACAACAGTTGCATTAATTAATCTTGAAACAGGACAGCATACTTTACGAATTACACGTACCGATCAGAATACAAACAAATCAGATATTATTTCCATACAGTTTAACCTGAGATATGCATTTGAGATGCAAATAAAAGTAAACGGGAATGGTAGTTTGGAATTGATTGAAACAGGAAATAACGGAGACGGTGAGAACCAGGTTCCTATGACAACCATTAATTTTAATACCTTTTTAAAGAATGTAAAAGCTCAGCGGAATCCCAACCTAAGAAGATCAATGTTATCAAATGCTTTTAACAAGACTGGTAATTATTTTACTACTTACCAGGTTGCGCAATTGCTCCAACAGATTACTTCTGAAAGTTACAGGGTGCAATTAGCTAAATTATCTTATCATACAGTCACAGACCGCAGCAATTTTTATGAGTTGTATGATTTGATCAAAAGCCAGGCTGGAAAAGATGAAGTAGTAGCTTATGTAAATGATTTCTACGCTGCTGATAATTCATTTGTTGCAATGCCCGATGCCGATTTTAATACTCTCTACCAGGGAATTAAAAATCAATGGCCGGTGAATACCCAGATGAATTCCTTAACGAATACATTTAGTACAGCTAATAATCATTTCAGTACTTACCAGGCAAGTCAGTTGATCCAGTTAGTCAGTGCAGAAAGCAACCGTCTTCAATTGGCGAAACTATCTTACCGTACGATCACTGACCCAAGCAACTTCCAACAGATTTATAACCTGCTCAGCAGCCAGGCCAGCAAAAATGAACTGGCGGCTTATGTAAATGATAATTATGGCACAGGCAATAACGTAAATGGTGCAATGTCTGATGCCAACTTCAATAATTTATACCGTACTATTCAGCAGCAATGGCCGCTGAACACACAGATGAGTTCATTGACTAGTGCATTTAACGATAATTATTTCACCACTAACCAGGCAGTCCAGTTAATTCAGATAGTCCTTGCAGAAAATAACAGGCTTCAATTAGCAAAGTTGTCCTACCGGAGCATTACAGATCGTAACAATTTCAACCAGGTTTATGGTTTGTTAAGCAACGAGGCAAGCAAAAATGAATTGACAACCTATATAAATAATAATTACAGCACAGGTTACAATACGCATGTTGCGATGGTTGACGCAGATTTTAATATTCTTTACAAAGGTGTCCAGGCAAAATATCTTCCATTTGAAAAAATGAACTCCCTTACATCTGTGTTTAATAGCACGGCGAACTATTTCACCAGTAGCCAGGCAAAACAATTGGTTCAGTTGGTATCAAGTGAAAGCAACAGGCTTCAATTAGCGAAACTGTCATACCGCACAATTACAGACCGGAATAATTTTGTTCAGCTATATGAATTACTGAGTACTGCAGCAAACAAAACCGAATTAGAAAATTATGTAAAAGAATATAAAGAGTAG
- a CDS encoding ferritin-like domain-containing protein, which yields MKDITKQFPLNGTFKRNKRKAKKKEHDPNKGLRELFIDEIQDIYRSEKALTKAFPKMIKNATAVLLVEALIGHLEATQKHVTKLEGAFTFTGEKSESKKCKAMSYLIKDARSIMKGTEDGKVRDAAIISAVQKIEHYEIATYGTLCSFADALGETEASLLLHEILTEEKAVNERLSELAELGINAEAVADNLSVSEQKQLA from the coding sequence ATGAAAGATATAACTAAACAGTTTCCACTAAACGGAACATTTAAAAGAAACAAGCGAAAAGCAAAGAAGAAAGAACATGACCCTAATAAAGGACTTCGTGAATTATTTATTGATGAAATACAGGATATCTACAGGTCAGAAAAGGCACTCACCAAAGCTTTTCCTAAAATGATCAAAAATGCAACAGCAGTTTTATTGGTGGAAGCACTTATCGGGCATCTGGAGGCTACCCAAAAGCATGTAACAAAGTTAGAAGGAGCTTTCACTTTTACTGGCGAAAAGTCGGAAAGCAAAAAATGCAAAGCGATGTCGTATTTAATCAAGGACGCAAGATCAATAATGAAAGGTACTGAGGACGGAAAGGTAAGGGATGCTGCAATTATTTCAGCAGTTCAAAAAATTGAACATTATGAAATTGCAACTTATGGAACGCTTTGTTCTTTCGCTGATGCATTAGGCGAAACGGAGGCATCCCTTTTATTACATGAAATTTTAACCGAAGAAAAAGCAGTCAACGAAAGATTATCAGAACTTGCCGAGTTAGGTATAAATGCTGAAGCAGTAGCAGATAACCTTTCAGTATCGGAGCAAAAACAACTAGCTTAA
- a CDS encoding lmo0937 family membrane protein, translating to MNNLLYIIAVVLIIGWLLGLFVFHAGGIIHALLVIAIIVVLLRVIQGRKIL from the coding sequence ATGAATAATTTACTATATATCATTGCTGTCGTTCTCATTATTGGCTGGCTTCTCGGGTTATTTGTCTTTCATGCCGGAGGCATCATTCATGCACTACTTGTTATAGCCATTATAGTTGTACTACTAAGAGTAATCCAGGGTAGAAAGATCCTTTAG
- a CDS encoding helix-turn-helix transcriptional regulator: MVCIRCKMVVKAELEKLGLHYITVELGEVDIMEKISEEQHDQFKEELLKSGLELLDDKKSVLIQKIKNVIIESIHYSDEPLRVNFSEYLSKKLNHNYTYLANLFSEVQGTTIEKFIIVHKIERVKELLVYNEHNLTEIAYLMHYSSVAHLSTQFKKVTGLTPSHFKQLRVIRLNMLEEL; encoded by the coding sequence ATGGTTTGCATCCGGTGCAAAATGGTAGTGAAAGCTGAACTTGAAAAATTGGGCTTGCATTATATTACTGTGGAGTTGGGTGAAGTAGATATCATGGAAAAAATTTCAGAAGAGCAGCATGATCAATTCAAAGAAGAATTGCTTAAGTCGGGTCTTGAATTACTGGATGACAAAAAAAGTGTACTGATCCAGAAAATAAAGAATGTTATTATTGAATCGATTCATTATTCTGACGAACCTTTGAGAGTTAATTTTTCCGAATATTTAAGCAAGAAACTAAATCATAATTATACTTACCTGGCCAATCTTTTTTCAGAGGTTCAGGGTACAACGATCGAGAAATTTATTATTGTACATAAAATTGAACGGGTAAAAGAATTACTCGTCTATAATGAACATAACCTCACTGAAATTGCCTACCTGATGCATTACAGCAGTGTGGCCCATCTATCAACTCAGTTCAAGAAAGTCACTGGTCTTACTCCTTCCCACTTTAAACAGCTAAGGGTAATACGACTCAACATGCTGGAAGAACTGTAA
- a CDS encoding OmpA family protein: MKTFKILATSFLIVAFFSAGCKTWNKSQKGAAIGVAGGAAAGAVIGKAAGNTAMGAIIGAAAGGVAGAVIGRKMDKQAEEMKKEIPDAEVVRVGEGIVIEFNSKILFGFDQSNLTAAARTNLDKLLAILQKYPDTNIEVQGHTDSKGTTSYNQKLSEERASTVSYYLAGKGIATSRLSIHGFGESLPRYTNDAEDAQAQNRRVEFLVSANEKMKADAAKEAEKNSGK, from the coding sequence ATGAAAACATTTAAAATTTTAGCAACCAGTTTTTTAATAGTAGCCTTTTTTTCTGCAGGCTGCAAGACATGGAATAAATCACAAAAAGGAGCGGCCATTGGCGTTGCCGGTGGTGCTGCCGCAGGTGCAGTGATCGGTAAAGCAGCTGGTAATACAGCAATGGGTGCTATTATTGGAGCTGCTGCAGGTGGAGTGGCAGGTGCTGTTATTGGGCGCAAGATGGATAAACAAGCAGAAGAAATGAAAAAGGAAATTCCGGATGCTGAAGTGGTTAGGGTCGGAGAGGGGATTGTTATAGAGTTTAACAGTAAGATATTATTTGGTTTTGATCAATCCAATCTTACAGCTGCTGCCCGTACGAATCTGGATAAATTATTAGCCATTCTCCAAAAATACCCGGATACAAACATTGAAGTACAGGGACACACAGACAGTAAAGGAACTACTAGTTATAATCAGAAATTATCAGAAGAAAGAGCTTCCACTGTTTCCTATTATTTAGCTGGAAAAGGGATTGCTACTTCACGACTCAGCATTCATGGATTTGGTGAATCATTACCAAGGTATACAAATGATGCAGAAGACGCACAAGCGCAAAACCGCAGGGTGGAATTCCTTGTTTCTGCTAATGAAAAAATGAAAGCAGATGCTGCAAAAGAAGCAGAAAAAAATAGTGGAAAATAA
- a CDS encoding CsbD family protein has translation MTNSTELKGKWNEQKGKLKQRFALLTENDLLFEEGRKDEMLGKLQVKLGKTKEELHQIIEAL, from the coding sequence ATGACTAACAGTACAGAATTAAAAGGAAAATGGAATGAGCAGAAAGGGAAACTGAAACAAAGATTTGCCTTACTGACAGAGAATGATCTCTTGTTTGAAGAAGGCAGGAAAGATGAAATGCTGGGTAAGCTCCAGGTTAAGCTGGGTAAAACCAAAGAAGAGTTGCATCAAATAATTGAAGCCCTCTAA
- a CDS encoding response regulator, whose translation MAKLKKSGKDELLVALKELAFQKQEKKKLSAEVVIIRKELAFQKKEKGNRAVELSIANKELVFQNKEKGKRAAELSIANKELVFQNKEKGKRAAELSIANKELVFQNKMKEKRAAELVIANKELVFQNKMKEKRAAELVIANKELIFQSKEKEKQKIVKKELEAHSNSAKLASQYSRSLIEASYDPLVTISTEGKITDMNEALANITGLTREKLTGTDFFDYFTEPHRAREVYQEVFAKGFVTDYPLTIMDHKLTDVLFNGSVYKDEDGKVLGAVVVARDITEQKRNEKELTEAIVFAELATGIAEEAKSKAENATQIAEDAVKAKQQFLSNMSHEIRTPMNAIIGFTKVLLKTELSAKQKEYLTAIKMSGDALIVLINDILDLAKVDAGKMTFEQTPFKMALSISAMMHMFEPKIQEKNLKLVKEYDSRIPDVLVGDPVRLHQIILNLLSNAVKFTTKGKITVSVNLLDEDEESVSIEFAVADTGIGIEENKIGRIFENFQQASSHTSRLYGGTGLGLSIVKQLVEPQGGTISVKSKIDEGSVFSFILSFQKTSAVIEEEPGISELDATVKNIKVLVVEDIALNQLLMKTLLDDFGFEQDIAANGKIAVEKLQTESYDIILMDLQMPEMNGFEATEYIRKTLKSKIPIIALTADVTTVDLAKCKAVGMNDYIAKPIDERILYSKIAGLVRKPVQTTLHKQKESGEGEKTKCTDLAYLIRRTKSDPKLMMEMISLYLEQTPPLIIAMKQSFRDKEWNSLYEAVHKMIPSFSIMGISTDVEAMAKKVQDYASLQQQVEQIPGMILHIENICSRACTELTEELSRIKNNQP comes from the coding sequence ATGGCTAAACTAAAAAAATCGGGTAAAGATGAGTTATTGGTAGCTCTTAAAGAACTTGCCTTTCAAAAGCAAGAGAAGAAAAAACTATCAGCGGAAGTGGTCATTATACGAAAAGAACTTGCCTTTCAAAAAAAAGAGAAAGGAAACAGAGCAGTAGAATTAAGTATTGCCAACAAAGAACTTGTCTTTCAAAATAAAGAGAAGGGAAAACGGGCAGCTGAGTTAAGCATTGCCAATAAAGAACTTGTCTTTCAAAATAAAGAGAAGGGAAAACGGGCAGCTGAGTTAAGTATTGCCAACAAAGAACTTGTCTTTCAAAACAAAATGAAAGAAAAACGGGCAGCTGAGTTAGTCATTGCTAACAAAGAACTTGTCTTTCAAAACAAAATGAAGGAAAAACGGGCAGCTGAGTTAGTCATTGCTAACAAAGAACTTATTTTTCAAAGCAAGGAGAAAGAAAAACAGAAAATTGTAAAAAAAGAACTTGAAGCGCACAGCAATTCTGCAAAATTGGCCTCCCAATATTCCCGTAGTCTTATTGAAGCAAGTTATGATCCATTGGTTACTATAAGTACAGAAGGTAAGATCACCGATATGAATGAAGCATTGGCGAACATTACAGGTTTGACAAGGGAAAAACTTACAGGCACTGATTTCTTTGATTATTTTACTGAGCCACATAGGGCCCGTGAAGTTTACCAGGAAGTATTCGCAAAAGGTTTTGTAACAGATTATCCGTTAACTATAATGGATCACAAGTTGACAGACGTATTATTTAACGGGTCTGTTTATAAAGATGAGGATGGAAAAGTGCTCGGCGCCGTTGTGGTAGCAAGAGATATTACAGAACAAAAAAGAAATGAAAAAGAATTGACTGAGGCAATTGTATTTGCCGAGTTAGCAACTGGAATTGCAGAAGAAGCAAAAAGTAAGGCTGAAAATGCTACGCAAATTGCGGAAGATGCCGTGAAAGCAAAACAGCAATTTTTATCCAACATGAGTCATGAAATACGTACACCCATGAATGCGATCATCGGGTTTACAAAAGTGCTGCTGAAAACAGAATTGTCGGCTAAACAAAAAGAATATTTAACCGCCATAAAAATGAGCGGTGATGCTTTAATTGTACTCATCAATGATATACTCGACCTGGCGAAAGTAGATGCAGGGAAAATGACCTTTGAGCAAACACCATTTAAGATGGCATTGTCCATCTCTGCCATGATGCATATGTTCGAACCGAAGATCCAGGAAAAAAATCTTAAACTGGTAAAAGAATACGACAGCAGGATCCCGGATGTGTTGGTAGGCGACCCGGTGCGATTGCACCAGATCATCTTAAACCTGTTGAGTAATGCTGTAAAGTTTACAACAAAAGGAAAAATTACAGTAAGTGTAAATCTACTGGATGAAGATGAAGAGTCAGTAAGCATTGAATTTGCAGTAGCAGATACCGGCATCGGCATAGAGGAAAACAAAATCGGGAGAATTTTTGAAAACTTTCAGCAGGCATCCAGCCATACTTCAAGACTGTATGGGGGAACGGGTTTGGGGCTTTCCATTGTAAAACAATTAGTAGAGCCGCAGGGCGGAACCATTAGTGTGAAAAGTAAAATTGATGAGGGCTCTGTTTTTAGTTTCATATTAAGTTTTCAAAAAACCAGCGCTGTGATTGAAGAAGAACCAGGAATTTCTGAACTGGATGCAACAGTAAAAAATATTAAAGTGCTGGTAGTAGAAGATATTGCTCTCAACCAGCTATTGATGAAAACATTGCTTGATGATTTCGGCTTTGAACAGGATATTGCGGCTAACGGAAAAATTGCTGTAGAAAAACTGCAAACCGAATCCTATGATATTATTTTGATGGACCTCCAGATGCCTGAGATGAACGGGTTTGAGGCCACTGAATATATTCGTAAGACACTGAAGTCAAAGATCCCCATCATCGCTTTAACGGCAGATGTAACAACTGTTGACCTTGCAAAATGCAAAGCAGTAGGTATGAACGACTATATTGCAAAACCGATTGACGAAAGAATATTGTATAGTAAAATAGCCGGGCTGGTAAGAAAGCCGGTACAAACAACACTTCATAAGCAAAAAGAAAGTGGAGAAGGTGAAAAAACAAAATGTACAGACCTTGCTTATTTGATCCGCCGTACCAAATCTGATCCGAAGCTGATGATGGAAATGATCTCACTTTACCTGGAGCAAACCCCGCCATTGATCATCGCAATGAAACAAAGTTTCCGGGATAAAGAATGGAATTCATTGTATGAAGCAGTACATAAAATGATCCCTTCCTTTTCAATAATGGGAATCAGCACGGATGTTGAGGCGATGGCAAAAAAAGTACAGGACTATGCCAGCTTACAGCAACAGGTGGAGCAAATACCCGGGATGATCTTACACATTGAAAATATTTGCTCAAGAGCATGCACCGAATTAACAGAGGAACTTTCCCGGATTAAAAACAACCAACCATGA
- a CDS encoding AraC family transcriptional regulator has protein sequence MVSNRCKMVVKEELKKLGLHFIVVDLGEVEIMENISEEQREQIKIALRSTGLELMDDKKAILIEKIKNAVIEMVHHSDELIKTNFSDFLSAKLNHDYTYMANLFSEVQGITIEHFIIAHKVERIKELIIYDELNITEIAWKMNYSSIAHLSNQFKKATGLSPSHFKQLKDKRRNPIEEIGISPKAFETKGIK, from the coding sequence ATGGTAAGCAACCGCTGTAAAATGGTGGTTAAAGAAGAGCTGAAAAAACTCGGACTGCATTTTATTGTAGTGGATTTGGGAGAAGTGGAGATCATGGAAAACATTTCTGAGGAGCAGCGGGAGCAAATAAAAATTGCATTACGTAGTACAGGGCTTGAGTTAATGGATGATAAGAAAGCTATTCTGATCGAAAAAATTAAAAATGCAGTTATTGAAATGGTTCATCATTCAGATGAACTTATCAAGACAAACTTTTCTGATTTCTTAAGTGCCAAATTAAATCACGATTATACTTACATGGCCAACTTGTTTTCAGAGGTGCAGGGAATCACTATTGAACATTTTATCATTGCGCATAAAGTTGAGCGGATAAAAGAGTTGATCATTTATGATGAACTGAACATTACAGAGATCGCCTGGAAGATGAATTACAGCAGTATTGCTCATTTATCCAACCAGTTTAAAAAAGCTACAGGACTCTCTCCTTCTCATTTCAAACAATTGAAGGACAAAAGGCGAAACCCGATCGAAGAAATTGGTATTTCCCCTAAAGCTTTTGAGACAAAGGGAATAAAATAA
- a CDS encoding ferritin → MNTNRLSKTLSAALNAQITKEAHASQIYLSYAAWADGQGMSGIANFLFRHAQEERNHMMKILEYILKRGAKVEVTAIPAPPASPVSINNCFEKIFVHETDNTAAVYKLVKMSFDEEDWATWNFLQWFVKEQIEEEMLVMDLLDKMKLAGGEKISSDALYSMDRDIEKKSGESKLAEDVTAENP, encoded by the coding sequence ATGAATACTAACAGACTATCAAAAACCCTTTCGGCTGCGCTGAATGCGCAAATAACAAAAGAGGCACATGCATCACAAATTTATTTATCGTATGCAGCATGGGCCGATGGCCAGGGCATGTCAGGTATTGCGAATTTTCTTTTCCGGCATGCACAGGAAGAACGTAACCATATGATGAAGATATTAGAGTACATTTTAAAAAGAGGTGCCAAAGTAGAGGTAACCGCCATCCCAGCCCCACCCGCATCACCAGTAAGTATAAACAATTGTTTTGAAAAAATATTTGTGCATGAAACAGATAATACTGCAGCTGTTTATAAGCTTGTAAAAATGAGTTTTGATGAAGAAGATTGGGCAACGTGGAATTTTCTGCAATGGTTTGTAAAGGAACAGATAGAAGAAGAAATGCTGGTGATGGACTTATTGGACAAAATGAAATTAGCCGGTGGCGAAAAAATAAGCAGTGATGCTCTATATTCCATGGACAGAGACATTGAAAAAAAATCCGGTGAGTCAAAGTTGGCGGAAGACGTAACAGCAGAAAATCCTTAA
- a CDS encoding response regulator — protein MNNEKIKLFLVDDDALFLKSLEIEFLHHTDFTVETFATGELCLENLSHKPDVIILDYHLNGIDKNAMNGIETLDKIKSINPDIPVVMLSSQDKIDVAVSCMHHRAFDYVVKSETAFLRLQKNITAFFHYEKIEKELNWYMARM, from the coding sequence ATGAACAACGAAAAAATTAAACTTTTCCTGGTAGATGACGATGCATTATTCCTGAAATCACTGGAAATCGAATTTCTTCATCACACCGATTTTACTGTTGAAACATTTGCCACAGGCGAACTTTGCCTGGAAAATTTATCGCATAAACCTGATGTAATCATTCTGGATTATCACCTGAACGGGATAGATAAAAACGCAATGAACGGAATAGAAACCCTCGACAAGATAAAATCGATCAATCCTGATATCCCTGTTGTAATGTTATCATCGCAGGATAAAATTGATGTAGCCGTCAGTTGTATGCACCACAGGGCTTTTGATTATGTGGTGAAAAGCGAAACAGCCTTTCTTCGTCTTCAAAAAAACATTACGGCCTTTTTTCACTACGAAAAAATAGAGAAAGAACTGAACTGGTATATGGCAAGGATGTAA